DNA from Tripterygium wilfordii isolate XIE 37 chromosome 4, ASM1340144v1, whole genome shotgun sequence:
CTCtgcttcttccttctctctaGGCTTTGACGTGACCTTCATGCACTTTTTAGACTCTAATTCCTTTCTTTTGGGTCCATTTACTACCCTTttcttataaataaattattatctgAACTAATagtaaaggaaaaggaaaaggtggTGATTAGCTCGAATGGGGTTCTTTATAGGGGTTCTCATATATAGATTCttacattacatatatatagaatttACAGACAATGGATTGATGAATATTCTCAAGAAATGTATAATGTATCTAGTTTTGGGAAATGTAGATAAATTATTTATGGGTTTGGTCGGTTCTttattctccttttctttttggataATTTTTAGTCAATTTTATATTTCTAATTTATGCATCCAATTAGCTCCGAACAAGTTAGCTTAAGACTTGGGAGAATTTATCTTGGGATTAGATATATCAAAACAAGATTCCATTTAATTTATCACTTAaaagatgcatatatatatatatgtaagagaAAAGGATGGAGAAAGCATCATATCTACTAAACATCATGGATAGTTGACACAtattcaatttaaaatatataataaaaaatacaaaagtgGGGGCACGACCTTTCACTCTAAGATGGCTCAGAGCAGGCCTTGCCTAAATGTGTGCTTAATAATAGTACATGTATGCAGCAGCATGTCTTACTCTTATCCGCAACAGTACTGAACTTTTTTTCACTTGtttgtgaaatatatatatatatatagagagagagagagagagagaagcaagGAAAAATTGTGAAAAGTAGAACGATTGATGAATTAAAAAGATGGATGTGGCATCTGTCAGCAGAAGTGAATAATAAAGAAGGTTACTGATAGGAGAAAGCAGTAGAGAAGGAACAGGGCATGTTTTCAAGAggcgaagaaaaagaaaatgatatgATTCGATTCATCGATTGTTCTTGTCGGGGGTATTTCTTTTTCTCTACCTACTTCTTTACACGTaggtgtatatgtgtatatacagtCTCACGCATGTTGTGTGTACTGTGTATGATGTTTTTGGATAAACAGTTCTTTCGAAGCATGAGTAATTAATTAACATAAGATGGTGATTATGGTGTTGGGGaaggctctctctctctctctctctacatgtGAGAAATATATTGACTTTTCTTCCTGAGTCGAATTAGTCTGCTTTATGATCTCTCTATTTGGATCCCTTTCTTAAACAAGGCATGCATGATATCTGTCACACACAAAACTTTTGGACAGAGATTCCTCCCTCTTTTAAGAAAAAAGACTTCATATGCCAAGATTAGTTAGCTCAGCAAGTAATGGCAAATATTATAGGTGGGTTTTTCGATTGGTGCCTGTTTTCTTGGTTGGTCTCCCATCTTGTTTGACCATTTTTCATGCCCTAGACActcacaaataaataaataaatatatatatattacgagttatgcatacatatatgacAGTTTTTACTTTAAAAAAGAAGACTTTATGCAAACGTTTACGTCAACAAGTAAGTATGGGGTTCTGGAAATTTACTTTTGGCTTCTTGGTCTCCCATTTTGACCACTTTTATGGCATGATCATGCCCTGATCGAACACAAACAAACACGCTTTTACTTACTTAAAAAAGACACGCccctctctccatctctctctctcacgcccatatatatataacaagacATGCATGATACATATAACAAAAACTTTCGGACAGAGATAACTCCTTTTAGAACAAAGAAGCAAAGATTAGGTCAGCAAGTGATATTGGCCAATCTTGGGTTATTTGGTTTGTGCTTTTGTCTCCTTTTTGTCTCCCATGCATTTtgaatactctctctctctttcactctCCACTTATGCTATGAAGAATGGTTGtaagttgtttttctttttctgatccAGCAAAGTCTGACGCAAACACATCTTTCTAAGAATATGAGTGCTTCAAACCCCTAACTTTTATTTGAAGCCGTTACAACATGCAACAACAGTACATAGACGGCTTTTCTCAGCATTTGTCTCCCTCtccctcaccctcaccctcaccctcaccctcactCTCAAtctcacattttcttttcttttatgacCACACACGGGCTTGCGTTACCCCAACTCCGTTGACTGCTTtatctatatacatacatacatatatataatttttaaaaaaacttttttaCTGGCATCAGGCTTCTGTTAGTCGTTAccactttcaatttctttgtcaAAAATATTGTAAGAGCTTCATATTCAAAGGTTCAACGTCGCTGTTATTTTtggaaattaattttcttttttagcaCATATTTTTCAGttaaattgaaataaataaagagtTTCGATATTCGGGATTTCTGATGGTGACGGTGCTTTTGTCTCACCTTGTGTTTTGTAGTTGTCGGTATGTGGAATGTCTTTGATTCTGGTCCATGTCTTGTCTTAATATAGTTTTTGGCATAAACAAATCATACAGCAATCTCATGTGTACGATTGCTTGCTGCAAATCTATGTGTTGGGTCTTAATTATGACTTCTTTGTAGAATATGGGTTAGTCTTTTAAATTACTTCTCAATCAGGTCCTTCTTTAGTCTTCAAATTGCATATTAGACATCCTACACGGAGCTTCTCCATATGCAGCGGAACCGCTGCACAATACAGTCGCTACACCGTTTGGTGCAGAGGAAATGGAGAGAGGCTGGTGCAGCGGATCCGTTGCACCAAACAAGCAGTTGACTTGTAAAATGAAATTCAGGTCTGACCTGGGGCATTCATAAAGCTCGGGCATCCGGTTTCGGATTTTTAGGTTAAGTCTCAGGCTTTGATTTTTGAACTTATTgagttttttatattttatttttttaatatacaaTTGAATAGTTACACTAAATTCTATAAacaatttaataatattttatagacGATGAAAttgtatcatatatatatatatattccaactATATATAGGGCGTTGGGGCTCGCCGGCTCGGGCCAGCCTAAAATTGACCCAAATAATTGGACTTTGGATAAGCTCAGGcccaaaaatggagcccaggcccgATGCAACTTTGGGCTTGGGCGATGGTTGGCCCTCCGGCCAAGGTCAAATGGTGAGGCCTGAATTGCATcatgatttaatttattattaattattattatcttttcaatttttctaaTTAAAAAACTCCATTGATATTATATCacagcaaaaaataaaaatatatataattaaagatCAGCCGAAAGAAATCCCATAATGCAATGATTTGTTTCGAAGAAAATGGTGTGGCATTATAGTTAAGTTTGAAATAGTAATTGTTGCTTTTATTTATCTCAACAGAGTTAATGAATTTAAAAAGACAGGAAAAAATTTTTGGTGATGTACAAGATGTCAAGAACGTGACAGTTGGCGAGCTATGAAAAATTTGTCATCTACCCTGGCAGCTGAGGCAGGGATCGGACGATGGAGAAAATTCGTTTGACCACATTTACCCTTGTCCACATCTTAAAATCACTAAATATTCTTCTTCTTACTGACGTGGCTTCAATTGATTGGTCCACCTCCTTCAAGAATATGCTTGCACGGATGGCTACGGTTTCCTCCTTGCCTGAAACGCCGGGTTTCCTTCGAAGAGCTCGTCAATGGCATTCTCTATATCTTCAGCTTGGAACTTTACGTACTTCTCTGTCTGTCTTCCCGCCTCCAAGTACTGTGAGAACCTCCCCAAGAAAGACCGGTAAGCTGGAATCACCACCGCCGATATTGAAACCCGAAGCTCCGACTGAAGCTGCTCATCACTTACTATCCAACAACTCTGTGTCCTGTGAATTTCATCGAACATAGCATTGAAGCTCTTGAATCTCTCTTTCAGCACCGGCTTCACTACTTTCCCATTTACTTGCAATCCTTCGTGACTCAGACAACCCAAGAGCTTACTCCACGTCTCTCTCTGATACCCTTTATGGTAGTTCCTCAAATCTGACGATCTCTTCCTGCGCCACGTTTCACCCGTCACTTGGTGGATCTCAGGCGACCCTTTGATCTTCTGCAAGATATAGCGGCCATTGTTCATCATGAAAATTGAGCTTAATGAAGTGTCTCTGTAAAGCTTTGATTTCGCTTCGAGATTCGCGTCCAGTAAGTCCATAACCCTCGTCAACTGACTCGAAAACGGGGACTGCTCCGGCGTTTCGTTGTCTTGGCCCTCGTACTGTGACCTCCTTGAAGAGTCGGCTCTCTCAATCTTCGAATGCTCCTTGAAGACTTGTTCAAGTGTATCTATGTACTCACATGCGTATTTTAGATAGTTCATGGTATAGCGTGTGAGCGGATGAACAGCGCCGCCTGGAACCGTAGTCTTCCCTGTATCGGACTTAATCGAATTCTCCAAATCACAGAATATACAAATCGCAGCCTCGCCAATACGGCACCTAGTTGTTGTCGTTTCAGTCTTGAGTTCTTTAGCAGACTCCTCCTCGAACAGCCCATCCATGGCGGGAATACTGTCccgcaaggtttcataaatatCAAGAAACTTGAACAACTTCTCTGCGGAACGTTTTGACATGGCGATCGCGTCCGCGAAATTGAGGAGCTGAATCAACACGCCGCGCGTGAGATTACTGAACAGACTCCCCGCGATGGATGGATAGTCCGTGAAAACCGCATCCGCGAGTTTTCTCTCGCCTTGGAAATACACGGTGGCGCATTGCTTGAAGGTCTTGCTCCACGTGGCAATTTCAGTCTCCAGGGCATCCCATTGCATCTTCTGCACATCGTCGATACTGATCTTCCCCAATCCCATATTGATCAAGCACTCATCAAACGCTTCCCTTCTCGCGATCATATACAACTCGCAGCATTCAGATTCGTGTCCTCCCGAAATCATCTCCTTTGCGATCCGATTCAAACTAGATAAAACCTCTTCAGTATAGCCTGGAAAATCACCATCTTTGGACTCAGGTTCTCGTAGATTGCAGCGATTGGATTCCGAGTGCTTCAATTTGGCACTTCCATCGCCTCCGCCACGATCATCCTCGTTGTTTCTAGAATCTTGTAGAAGCAACCTGAATTCCTCCTCCAAGTACGACATTACTCTCTGCTGAAGCCCGCCGACTCGATTGATCACCGAACCGTGAGTGGCGTCCGATCTAAACTCAACCACCGCCTCGTTCAGCTTCGATGCCCGATATAAGGCCTCAATGAACAATGCATCCTCCTCCACAACCTGACACCATCTCGACTTCACCAGATCAGCTTTGGAATCGTACTTCCCTATATTTTCCTCCAAGAGATCCAAGAACCTCTCCACAAACGCAGGGATCTCCAACGGCTCGTCATTCTCCTCTTTATTTTTGACGGAAAAGTTTGAGACGAACTGGTCGATGTCCTCCAACGCCTTCTCGAGACTGTAAGGAGGTGGCGAAGCTTCCTCGGCTGGTTTCTCTTCGACCTGATCAGTCTTCTCTTCCGATTTCTCACTTTCCCCCTCCTTGGTCTCTGAATCCGTCGGTGCCTCTGTTTTTGGCTCCCCAAGCTTTGGCGAGTCCACCGGCGGTGACTCAAGGCCGTTGTCGGTGGAGGAGGCGGTGTCTTCTTTACGGCCAAAACTAGAGTTCTTCTCAGGTTGATGGTTATCTTCCATTTCGAAGACGGTGGAGCTTGgttttttgtatttgtttgtGAAGGGAATGAAATGAGTTTGTTTTGAGAGAGATGCAGAGGTGCGCGAAAAGAAGGCAGAATTATCCGTctttattatgttatttttattattgtgttaatatatttaatttaagtatTTTGAAATGGTCGTTGTTTGTTGTGTTCATGTGTTTGTTGTGTTTTACGTGGCGGGAGGAAAATGTACAAGAGGAATTGGTTGGCCTCCGTGGAGAGAGCTTTGTGTGCTGACCGTTGACCATATGGAGTTGTGCCATCTAGTGCTTCCCAcgatcttcttttcttctcgtTAAATCCAATGtaaatatataaatgtaaataatcaccaaacaaataaattattaaattaaactCAACTTAAATAAGTTATCAATTAAGTTTAACTCGATACTAAATTTTCAATAACAACTCACAAGACTTGATAGTAAACGAGTTATAAATGAAACTCATATTATTGGAACACCTCTAATAACTCGCAAGACCTTGGTCATTTACCACTCTACTTATAACatatagaaaaaataaatcaaatatataatataactaCAAAATAAAATGAGAGTCAAGAGAGTGATAGATCTAGGGGTGTAAACAATCCAAACATTCATTGCGCTTGAGTTTGCTTGTTAAGAGTTTGTTCTATTAGTTTAATAAAACGAgttcaaacatttttttgagATACATTTTGTAAACAAGTTGAGCTCGAACATGGAGATGTTTGACTCGTTTATGTTCATGAACAAGCTCTTTAAGATATTCGCGATTTAACTTGTTTATGGTTCATGGGCAAGTTCATTGAGgtgtttatttttatatgttttgTGTAGGTCTTTGTTACATGTTATTCGCGAACATGTTGTCACCTAATTCGCGAAAGAGCTCGCAAACACGTTCATCTATCTCTTATCAAACAAAATTTGTGAACTTGTTCTTTAACAAGACTCGAATTCAAACATTTAGGTAATTAAACAAACCGAGCTTGGACAATAATTTTAAGTGTGTTAAAAGTTCGACTAGAGCTCAAACTTCTTCAAAACTCAATGAACTAGACACGAACATTCATTCTTAAACTTGGCTCACCCATAACCCATAGATAgattccaacaaaaaaaatagtgacaaaatgataaaatgagAGTTCTCATTGATTTTAGTCAAATTTTCTCATAGATTATTACAACCCTTTTTCTCCTTTGATTGATTTATATGACTGATTCTATAAATGCAAAAGGAATGAGGATTTGAcgataataataatgaaataaattatataattcatattctattaatattttaaatacaACAACACTAATAAACAATGAGGCCCCTTTAGAAATATGGATCGAATTAATTAGaaaattgttttaatgttgattAGCACTTTATTACTTATATCTTTCACAAATTATTTGCACTTTGCATGCaatcaatattaaatttatcatattttatctTATTTATGCTGCCCATACAATTATTACatttcagaaaaataaaaaaaaaaatttccaccgACGGCCTCATCTCCTTCCCCTTCTCCTTCCTTTTCCCAGATCTCATAATAAGCTTTTATAAAATTACCTTCACTCGCACAAAAAACTTCCATACTTACAAGCTCGTAAAGTAATCCCAACAACAGTAGCTAAACACACacagtttaaaaaaaatgaagtacagagaatcaagaaaaaaaCGACGCGTCGTTCCCACACTACTCGTAGCGTGTGCAGCTTTCACTGTTGTCGGATTATTGATACTCTCCTTGAGATCTGTTGATCCTCCGCCGGCCATCGATTTCCCCACGAACAGTGTCGATTCAGATTCAGCTTCAGCTTCGAACACTACCGACCCGAGCATTGGGAACGGCAGCGAGAAGAACAAAAGTGGCGAGGAATCCAAGAAATCGTGTGCTTCGGTGGAGGAGATGGGCAAGCCTTTCAGGAGAGGAGCTTGGAAGGAGAGTCTCAGAGTTAGGCGAATCATTCAACATCACTTTGACATTAACGGTACTGTAGttatgtttggttgctgagaattTATACGATGCAGAAAGAAAGTCGAGCGTCTAAAATATTCTGTTATTTCAATTATCCAGAGTATTTCCATGTCTCATGGTTATCTGTAGGCAATTTTGTCTGTGATAACGTTCTGTTGTGTAGGAGATATGAATGAAAGGATGATAACACGGTAAATGCAAATACACTATATCAAGTTTGATTAATCAACGGCTAGATgtgattttaataatattttagaaTTTCTTGAGAGTGATCAGGTATGCATTTCTTAACTATTTTGAAGACTTTGTTCtcacttttttttcctctcttttttggaTTAGGTTTGATGGTAGTTGTGTTTGTAGTGTATCATTGACACGGAGAAAGGGAAGAGACGTGATTAAAAAAGATTAAACTAATTAAGAAGTAGGTACTGTATTTGCCGCCTATACAGATAGTGCAGTCAACCATTGATTGAGTAGAAAGACAATGGAAAATTCTGCATACAAAATTGTTTTTACATTGCACGATTGTAAAGCAATGCTCGGAGTTTGTCAA
Protein-coding regions in this window:
- the LOC119996460 gene encoding exocyst complex component EXO70B1-like yields the protein MEDNHQPEKNSSFGRKEDTASSTDNGLESPPVDSPKLGEPKTEAPTDSETKEGESEKSEEKTDQVEEKPAEEASPPPYSLEKALEDIDQFVSNFSVKNKEENDEPLEIPAFVERFLDLLEENIGKYDSKADLVKSRWCQVVEEDALFIEALYRASKLNEAVVEFRSDATHGSVINRVGGLQQRVMSYLEEEFRLLLQDSRNNEDDRGGGDGSAKLKHSESNRCNLREPESKDGDFPGYTEEVLSSLNRIAKEMISGGHESECCELYMIARREAFDECLINMGLGKISIDDVQKMQWDALETEIATWSKTFKQCATVYFQGERKLADAVFTDYPSIAGSLFSNLTRGVLIQLLNFADAIAMSKRSAEKLFKFLDIYETLRDSIPAMDGLFEEESAKELKTETTTTRCRIGEAAICIFCDLENSIKSDTGKTTVPGGAVHPLTRYTMNYLKYACEYIDTLEQVFKEHSKIERADSSRRSQYEGQDNETPEQSPFSSQLTRVMDLLDANLEAKSKLYRDTSLSSIFMMNNGRYILQKIKGSPEIHQVTGETWRRKRSSDLRNYHKGYQRETWSKLLGCLSHEGLQVNGKVVKPVLKERFKSFNAMFDEIHRTQSCWIVSDEQLQSELRVSISAVVIPAYRSFLGRFSQYLEAGRQTEKYVKFQAEDIENAIDELFEGNPAFQARRKP